In a genomic window of Amycolatopsis japonica:
- a CDS encoding GNAT family N-acetyltransferase — MPLLIEPALPAGTFRSTRQPCLIVDDRLVLRPWCADDAEDVEAAFACPVIQRWHVRRIDGADEAREWIASWERRWTDETDASWAVVDAREDRPVGQVGLRAISLFEASAQLSYWVLPAARGAGIAGDAVAALTRWAFETVRLNRLFLLHSTANAASCRVAGKAGYELEGTLRSSMLHVDGWHDVHLHARLRNGPATSSAERTEAGQVRSPH; from the coding sequence GTGCCTCTGCTCATCGAGCCCGCTCTCCCCGCCGGTACCTTCCGCTCGACCCGGCAGCCGTGTCTGATCGTCGACGACAGGCTGGTGTTGCGGCCCTGGTGCGCTGACGACGCCGAAGACGTCGAAGCCGCCTTCGCCTGCCCCGTCATCCAGCGCTGGCACGTCCGCCGCATCGACGGGGCGGACGAGGCCCGCGAGTGGATCGCGAGCTGGGAACGGCGCTGGACGGACGAGACCGACGCGAGCTGGGCCGTGGTCGACGCGCGCGAAGACCGGCCGGTCGGGCAGGTCGGTCTTCGCGCGATCTCGCTCTTCGAGGCGTCTGCGCAACTGTCCTATTGGGTTCTCCCGGCTGCCCGCGGCGCGGGGATCGCGGGCGACGCGGTGGCGGCGTTGACGCGGTGGGCGTTCGAAACCGTCCGGTTGAACCGGCTATTCCTCCTGCATTCCACCGCGAACGCCGCCTCGTGCCGCGTCGCGGGCAAGGCCGGGTACGAACTCGAAGGCACGCTGCGCTCATCGATGTTGCACGTCGACGGGTGGCACGACGTCCACCTGCACGCGCGGCTCAGGAACGGACCGGCGACCTCTTCCGCAGAACGAACGGAAGCGGGACAAGTGCGATCGCCGCACTGA
- a CDS encoding Cmx/CmrA family chloramphenicol efflux MFS transporter, producing the protein MPLFVYVLGLAVFAQGTSEFMASGLVPGIAGELSVPVGAAATLTSAYAVGMIVGAPAMAVLSARWPRRRALAGFLAAFVVVHVIGAVTTSFPLLFGTRVVAAVVNAGFLAVAMPVAVALAPQGKQARATAILLAGITLSCVAGVPAGAVLGDLAGWRSAFWAVAALCLPALVLVFRSAPTGAATPPEVSIRREARELKARPVRQAMLLAGLVNGATFATFAFLAVIATDVADLPAGAVSGLLAAFGVGAFLGVTVAGRTGDGELRRGLVLALCALPVGWAALAATGAHPIALFALATVQGGLSFGCGSALVARVMHVTPGAPTLGGSFATVALNVGAFLGPVLAGFVTESTADYRYAIWISAAIALVPLPFVLRKRSPVRS; encoded by the coding sequence TTGCCCCTGTTCGTCTATGTCCTCGGCCTTGCCGTTTTCGCGCAAGGCACCTCTGAATTCATGGCCTCCGGTCTCGTACCGGGGATCGCCGGTGAGCTGTCCGTGCCGGTGGGCGCGGCCGCCACGCTGACCTCGGCCTACGCCGTCGGAATGATCGTCGGCGCTCCCGCGATGGCCGTGCTCAGCGCGCGCTGGCCCCGGCGCCGGGCGTTGGCCGGGTTCCTGGCCGCTTTCGTCGTCGTGCACGTCATCGGCGCGGTCACGACGAGCTTCCCGCTGCTGTTCGGCACCCGGGTCGTCGCGGCGGTGGTCAACGCCGGATTCCTCGCCGTGGCGATGCCGGTCGCGGTCGCTCTGGCGCCGCAAGGGAAACAGGCGCGGGCGACCGCGATCCTGTTGGCGGGCATCACGTTGTCGTGTGTGGCCGGAGTACCCGCGGGCGCCGTGCTCGGCGATCTCGCGGGCTGGCGTTCCGCGTTCTGGGCGGTGGCCGCCTTGTGCCTTCCCGCACTGGTGCTGGTGTTCCGTTCGGCACCCACCGGCGCGGCGACGCCGCCCGAAGTCTCGATCAGGCGCGAAGCGCGCGAACTGAAAGCGCGTCCCGTCCGTCAGGCGATGCTCTTGGCCGGGTTGGTCAATGGCGCGACCTTCGCGACGTTCGCCTTCCTCGCGGTCATCGCGACGGACGTCGCGGATCTTCCGGCCGGAGCGGTTTCCGGGCTGCTGGCGGCGTTCGGCGTCGGCGCTTTCCTCGGTGTCACGGTGGCGGGCCGCACGGGAGACGGCGAACTCCGGCGCGGTCTGGTGCTCGCGTTGTGCGCCTTGCCGGTGGGCTGGGCCGCTCTCGCGGCCACCGGCGCGCACCCGATCGCGTTGTTCGCCCTGGCGACCGTCCAAGGTGGACTGTCGTTCGGCTGCGGTTCCGCGCTCGTGGCCCGGGTCATGCACGTGACTCCCGGAGCCCCGACGCTCGGGGGTTCGTTCGCGACGGTCGCGCTCAACGTCGGCGCGTTCCTCGGGCCGGTGCTCGCCGGTTTCGTCACGGAGTCGACGGCCGACTACCGCTACGCCATCTGGATCAGTGCGGCGATCGCACTTGTCCCGCTTCCGTTCGTTCTGCGGAAGAGGTCGCCGGTCCGTTCCTGA
- a CDS encoding NAD(P)H-dependent amine dehydrogenase family protein, giving the protein MIPTVVWGTGNIGRASIRAVDAHPALELTGVLVHDPAKVGRDAAALAGIDGELGVAATEDVEAVMAAGPRAVVYAASGDIRPAEALADIVRAVRAGAVVVTPALYALYDQRNAPVELREPVLAAVAEGGGSLFVSGVDPGWGNDILPLLISGLGTTVDAVRCQEIFDYSTYDQPDSVRYLVGMGQPMDYQPPMLAPSVPTMVWGGQVRLIARGLGVELDEIRETLERRPLEETVTTRAMGEFEVGTQGAVRFEVQGIVDGEPRIVVEHVTRIHASCAPDWPMPPSGDGAHKVIIEGRPRIEVSVEATDEGENRSAGGNATAVGRLVGAIDWLVDAKPGLYDALDVPLRPATGKLGRSAR; this is encoded by the coding sequence ATGATTCCCACGGTTGTCTGGGGTACGGGCAACATCGGCCGTGCCTCCATCCGGGCCGTCGACGCGCATCCGGCGCTGGAACTCACCGGAGTGCTCGTGCACGATCCCGCGAAGGTCGGCCGTGACGCGGCCGCGCTCGCGGGGATCGACGGCGAACTGGGTGTGGCGGCGACCGAGGACGTCGAAGCCGTCATGGCGGCGGGTCCACGGGCGGTGGTGTACGCGGCGTCCGGTGACATCCGGCCCGCCGAAGCGCTGGCCGACATCGTCCGCGCGGTCCGGGCCGGGGCGGTGGTGGTGACGCCCGCGCTCTACGCGCTGTACGACCAGCGCAACGCGCCGGTCGAACTGCGTGAGCCGGTGCTCGCGGCGGTCGCCGAGGGCGGCGGTTCGCTGTTCGTCTCCGGGGTGGATCCAGGCTGGGGCAACGACATCCTGCCGTTGCTGATCAGCGGGCTCGGCACCACCGTGGACGCGGTCCGCTGCCAGGAGATCTTCGACTACTCCACCTACGACCAGCCGGATTCCGTCCGCTATCTGGTCGGGATGGGTCAGCCGATGGACTATCAGCCGCCGATGCTGGCCCCGTCGGTGCCCACGATGGTGTGGGGCGGGCAGGTCCGGCTCATCGCGCGCGGTCTGGGCGTCGAACTGGACGAGATCCGCGAGACGCTCGAGCGCCGCCCGCTCGAGGAAACCGTGACCACGCGGGCGATGGGCGAGTTCGAAGTGGGCACGCAAGGCGCCGTTCGGTTCGAGGTGCAGGGGATCGTGGACGGCGAACCCCGCATCGTCGTCGAGCACGTCACCCGGATCCATGCCTCGTGCGCGCCGGACTGGCCGATGCCGCCCAGCGGCGACGGCGCGCACAAGGTGATCATCGAAGGCCGTCCCAGGATCGAGGTCTCCGTCGAGGCCACCGACGAGGGCGAGAACCGGTCCGCCGGCGGCAACGCGACCGCGGTCGGGAGGCTGGTCGGCGCCATCGACTGGCTCGTGGACGCGAAACCGGGCCTCTACGACGCACTCGACGTCCCCTTGCGACCGGCCACCGGCAAGCTCGGAAGGAGCGCGCGATGA
- a CDS encoding carboxymuconolactone decarboxylase family protein translates to MNIDIPEGKDPIGYVWGEMVPGIGVAASNLSLAVYSHTTLGLREFEAARLRIAQINGCVFCLDWRTERDGVKVEEEFADAVTEWRTTDAFDERTRLAAEYAERYALDHHGIDDDFWKRMAEHYSQKEIVELSMSIGSWLAFGRLNHVLGIDTVCVLPKI, encoded by the coding sequence ATGAACATCGACATTCCCGAGGGCAAGGACCCGATCGGTTACGTGTGGGGTGAGATGGTGCCCGGGATCGGCGTCGCGGCGTCGAATCTCTCGCTCGCGGTGTACTCGCACACCACGCTGGGGCTGCGCGAGTTCGAGGCGGCCCGGCTGCGGATCGCGCAGATCAACGGCTGCGTCTTCTGCCTGGACTGGCGGACCGAACGCGACGGGGTGAAGGTCGAGGAGGAGTTCGCCGACGCGGTCACCGAGTGGCGCACCACCGACGCGTTCGACGAGAGGACCCGGCTGGCCGCCGAGTACGCCGAACGCTACGCGCTCGACCACCACGGCATCGACGACGATTTCTGGAAGCGGATGGCCGAGCATTACAGCCAGAAGGAGATCGTCGAACTGAGCATGAGCATCGGTTCTTGGCTCGCCTTCGGACGGCTGAACCACGTTCTGGGGATCGACACCGTCTGCGTTCTTCCGAAGATATAA
- a CDS encoding GMC oxidoreductase — protein sequence MGAAALGGTASAKSSIADAARIPALVIGSGYGGCVAALRLAEAGVDVHLVELGMAWDTPGTDGKIFANTTKPDYRSFWLRTRTKQPLSNFLGFPLDKDVPRHTGILDAEEFSGITVYQGRGVGGGSLVNGGMAVTPKRENFGSVLPTVNADEMYGVYYPRANAGLGVATIDPDWFETAECYQYARVGRKHAQRSGFPFLFVPDVYDWDYMKKEQAGTVPRSALAGEILYGNNAGKKSLQQTYLPRIKATGRVTISALHRVTSVMPASGGGYTVVMEQLDTGGTVTATKSVTADKVFFAAGSVGTSKLLVKLKATGALPNLNNEVGKGWGDNGNVMCGRANHMWDATGALQSSIPTAGIDNWAAGGAFAEVAPLPTGIETYASFYLSITKNLNRATFSWNPSANKVDLNWQTAWKQPSIEMAKTIFDKINAKEGTIYRTDLFGTYKIWGDHLTYHPLGGAVLGKATDNYGRLHGHPGLYVIDGALIPGNTSVNPFVTITALAERNIEKIVATDL from the coding sequence TTGGGGGCCGCAGCCCTCGGTGGGACGGCTTCCGCGAAAAGTTCGATCGCCGACGCCGCCCGAATCCCGGCGCTCGTCATCGGCTCCGGATACGGCGGCTGTGTCGCCGCGCTCCGGCTCGCCGAAGCCGGCGTCGACGTCCACCTCGTCGAACTCGGCATGGCATGGGACACCCCGGGCACGGACGGCAAGATCTTCGCCAACACCACCAAGCCCGACTATCGCTCCTTCTGGCTGCGGACGAGGACCAAGCAGCCGTTGAGCAACTTCCTCGGCTTCCCGCTCGACAAGGACGTCCCGCGCCACACCGGGATCCTCGACGCCGAAGAGTTCAGTGGCATCACCGTCTACCAGGGCCGAGGTGTCGGCGGCGGCTCACTGGTCAACGGCGGGATGGCCGTCACGCCGAAGCGCGAGAACTTCGGATCGGTTCTGCCGACGGTCAACGCGGACGAGATGTACGGCGTCTACTACCCGCGCGCCAACGCTGGTCTCGGTGTGGCCACCATCGACCCGGACTGGTTCGAGACCGCCGAGTGCTACCAGTACGCACGAGTCGGCCGGAAACACGCGCAGCGGTCGGGTTTCCCGTTCCTGTTCGTCCCGGACGTGTACGACTGGGACTACATGAAGAAGGAACAGGCCGGCACCGTTCCGAGGTCCGCGCTGGCCGGGGAGATCCTCTACGGCAACAACGCGGGCAAGAAGTCGTTGCAGCAGACCTATCTCCCGCGGATCAAGGCGACCGGGCGGGTGACGATCTCGGCACTGCACCGCGTCACGTCGGTCATGCCCGCGTCCGGCGGCGGATACACCGTGGTGATGGAACAACTCGACACCGGAGGCACGGTGACGGCGACGAAGTCGGTCACCGCGGACAAGGTGTTCTTCGCGGCAGGCAGCGTCGGCACGAGCAAGCTCCTGGTCAAGCTCAAGGCGACCGGCGCCCTGCCCAACCTCAACAACGAGGTCGGAAAAGGCTGGGGCGACAACGGAAACGTCATGTGCGGCCGGGCGAACCACATGTGGGACGCCACCGGGGCCCTGCAGTCGTCCATCCCCACCGCGGGGATCGACAACTGGGCGGCGGGCGGGGCGTTCGCCGAGGTGGCGCCGCTGCCGACCGGTATCGAGACCTACGCCTCGTTCTACCTGTCGATCACCAAGAACCTCAACCGCGCGACGTTCTCCTGGAACCCGAGCGCGAACAAGGTCGACCTGAACTGGCAGACCGCCTGGAAACAGCCGTCGATCGAAATGGCGAAGACGATCTTCGACAAGATCAACGCGAAGGAAGGCACGATCTACCGGACCGACCTCTTCGGCACGTACAAGATCTGGGGTGACCACCTCACCTACCATCCGCTCGGCGGCGCGGTGCTCGGCAAGGCGACCGACAATTACGGCAGGCTCCACGGCCATCCGGGGCTTTACGTGATCGACGGCGCGTTGATTCCGGGTAATACGTCGGTGAACCCGTTCGTCACCATTACCGCGCTGGCGGAAAGGAACATCGAAAAGATCGTCGCCACCGATCTGTGA
- a CDS encoding RNA-binding S4 domain-containing protein, which produces MESTRVDRWLWAVRLTKTRPDAAAACRGGHVRVNGKPAKPATTVVAGDEVRARVHDTTRILEVTRVIQKRVGAVDAATCFIDRTPAPPPEAAVPVARRERGAGRPTKRERRVLDRFRSGER; this is translated from the coding sequence GTGGAGTCCACTCGAGTTGATCGTTGGCTGTGGGCCGTCCGGCTGACCAAGACGCGTCCGGACGCCGCAGCGGCCTGCCGTGGCGGCCATGTCCGCGTGAACGGCAAACCAGCCAAACCCGCGACCACCGTCGTGGCGGGGGACGAGGTCCGTGCGCGGGTTCACGACACGACGCGGATCTTGGAAGTCACGCGGGTGATCCAGAAGCGGGTCGGTGCCGTCGACGCGGCGACCTGTTTCATCGACCGGACGCCGGCGCCGCCGCCCGAGGCTGCCGTGCCGGTCGCGCGGCGGGAGCGGGGCGCGGGGCGTCCGACCAAACGGGAACGCCGGGTTCTCGACCGCTTCCGCTCAGGAGAGCGCTGA
- a CDS encoding cellulose binding domain-containing protein has translation MSRKSPLRRAVLPAVAAVVATVALLQVPPTAADAAPGPGALTGLDLGAANRRAPVAGLYDWSKAGYRGGAALPGAGEMNPNAACQVTAAELASQYKVEPDDGADDTNGIQAAIDGIKSACSPSGSYTKLSTITFPAGRFDVTHEIHVDADYLILRGAGKDATKFVYKPDANTLYDALTPDGSDWDEDGMTSGAGKGGWLWPGRGLFRVQSRGVHTSYASDYAAAPANRKDIFEGTINVHWKAGVKLRGKPGDTAFAARTGDKVVHLASSGALTSLAAGNLVNIRAANSQKFYEQQQATPTTFPLLNMHMRQQIFTIAALDTTARTITLDKPLEYDVPVNSTSDGSAPIDGATYDSKAAPLVDPVLGVGFENLGFTQDMPGLNPADANNNYGNMAPAAEMHGIVFKWAANSWVRGIRADMTGSHPIVTEEAKNLQIVDNELNGSWNKGKGGNGYFRGSRVWDSLYAGNTSTLLRHFTFQWSAAGNVVIGNSFDSDLNLHGGWERNNLFELNTVKVPYAHRSGNCRANCGEEGGGGPDDSNWFPIWWGAGKKAVKWSGASGYRNVFFNNAMTKQLADNGPYNDFYADRHRVYSFGWDGTAYKHLDVGGTPIADWAKNEQRDYTGGHGVDAFKTDAASSLFLKAVDGTPPSSPTSQSPTTTTPTSTTTTQNPAACLNATFTRKSVWDSGYGAGFTISNTCSASVGSWAVEFDLPAGTTITSSWSSVLTKSGQHYRFGNATYNGSVQPGGTATFGFNTAGQGLPFACSIAGTKCGGTE, from the coding sequence GTGTCCCGAAAAAGTCCTCTTCGTCGTGCCGTCCTACCGGCGGTCGCCGCCGTGGTCGCCACCGTCGCGCTCCTGCAGGTACCGCCCACAGCGGCGGACGCGGCGCCGGGACCAGGCGCGCTGACCGGCCTCGACCTCGGTGCGGCCAATCGCCGCGCGCCGGTCGCCGGCCTCTACGACTGGTCCAAAGCCGGGTATCGCGGTGGTGCCGCGCTACCCGGCGCCGGTGAAATGAATCCGAACGCCGCCTGCCAGGTCACCGCGGCCGAGCTGGCGAGCCAGTACAAAGTCGAACCGGACGACGGCGCCGACGACACGAACGGGATCCAGGCTGCGATCGACGGGATCAAGAGCGCGTGCTCGCCGTCCGGGAGCTACACGAAGCTGAGCACGATCACCTTCCCGGCCGGCCGGTTCGACGTCACGCACGAGATCCACGTCGACGCCGACTACCTGATCCTGCGCGGCGCGGGTAAGGACGCCACGAAGTTCGTCTACAAGCCGGACGCGAACACCCTGTACGACGCCCTCACCCCGGACGGTTCCGACTGGGACGAGGACGGGATGACCTCGGGCGCGGGCAAGGGCGGCTGGTTGTGGCCCGGCCGCGGGCTGTTCCGCGTCCAGTCGAGGGGAGTGCACACGTCCTACGCGAGCGACTACGCCGCCGCGCCCGCGAACCGCAAGGACATCTTCGAGGGCACGATCAACGTCCATTGGAAGGCCGGGGTGAAGCTGCGGGGCAAGCCGGGTGACACCGCGTTCGCCGCGAGGACGGGGGACAAGGTCGTCCACCTGGCGAGCAGCGGCGCCCTGACCTCGCTCGCCGCCGGGAACCTGGTCAACATCCGGGCGGCCAACTCGCAGAAGTTCTACGAGCAGCAGCAGGCGACACCGACCACGTTCCCGTTGCTGAACATGCACATGCGCCAGCAGATCTTCACGATCGCCGCGCTCGACACCACGGCACGCACCATCACCCTCGACAAACCGCTCGAGTACGACGTCCCGGTGAACTCCACTTCGGACGGTTCGGCCCCGATCGACGGTGCCACCTACGATTCGAAGGCGGCGCCGCTGGTCGACCCGGTGCTCGGTGTCGGGTTCGAGAATCTCGGGTTCACCCAGGACATGCCGGGCCTGAACCCCGCGGACGCGAACAACAACTACGGCAACATGGCGCCCGCCGCGGAGATGCACGGGATCGTGTTCAAGTGGGCGGCGAACTCCTGGGTCCGCGGTATCCGCGCGGACATGACCGGCTCGCACCCGATCGTCACCGAGGAGGCGAAGAACCTCCAGATCGTCGACAACGAACTCAACGGATCGTGGAACAAGGGCAAGGGCGGCAACGGGTACTTCCGCGGCTCCCGGGTCTGGGATTCGCTCTACGCGGGCAACACCTCGACCCTGCTGCGGCATTTCACCTTCCAGTGGTCGGCCGCGGGCAACGTGGTGATCGGCAACTCGTTCGACTCCGACCTGAATCTCCACGGCGGTTGGGAACGCAACAACCTCTTCGAGCTCAACACGGTCAAGGTCCCGTACGCGCACCGGTCCGGGAACTGCCGTGCCAACTGCGGCGAGGAGGGCGGCGGCGGACCCGACGACTCGAACTGGTTCCCGATCTGGTGGGGCGCGGGCAAAAAGGCCGTCAAGTGGTCGGGTGCCTCCGGCTACCGCAACGTGTTCTTCAACAACGCCATGACCAAACAGCTCGCGGACAACGGCCCGTATAACGACTTCTACGCCGACCGCCACCGCGTTTACTCCTTCGGTTGGGACGGCACCGCCTACAAACACCTCGACGTCGGCGGGACCCCGATCGCCGACTGGGCGAAGAACGAGCAGCGGGACTACACCGGCGGACACGGTGTCGACGCGTTCAAGACCGATGCCGCGTCGTCGCTGTTCCTGAAGGCCGTCGACGGGACGCCGCCGTCTTCCCCGACCAGCCAGAGCCCCACCACGACCACCCCCACTTCCACTACGACGACACAGAACCCCGCTGCCTGCCTGAACGCGACCTTCACCCGAAAGTCGGTGTGGGACAGCGGCTACGGCGCCGGCTTCACGATCAGCAACACGTGTTCGGCCTCCGTGGGTTCGTGGGCGGTCGAGTTCGACCTGCCCGCCGGGACGACGATCACGAGTTCCTGGAGTTCGGTGCTGACCAAGAGCGGGCAGCACTATCGATTCGGGAACGCCACGTACAACGGGAGCGTCCAACCCGGCGGCACGGCGACGTTCGGTTTCAACACCGCCGGCCAGGGGCTGCCGTTCGCCTGCTCGATCGCTGGAACGAAATGCGGAGGCACGGAATGA
- a CDS encoding cellulose binding domain-containing protein yields MTRKRLLAAIAATASAAGLFGAVVTAEAAAPSLTATFAQSSAWDSGYGGKYTLTNAGDANSTQWTIEFDLPEGTAIATSWSSVLTRSGQHYKVTNAAFNGTIKPGATASFGFNTTGLGLPTGCTVNGSPCGGGVPTITTPPSPTSASTSPTTTTSVPSGDVVDVGTAAELQAALAAAIPGRTIRLAAGTYRGSFVATKPGTADAPITVTGPSTAILINDGPSGEAPSCPAPTAGWDSGYGFWLYGAPYWHLQGFTVQEAKKGIVADNSHHTVIEGVRVHRIDEEAVHFRRSSADSVIRDSTISHTGLVQAGYGEGVYLGSANSNWACHGNSGGVDRSDRIQVLNNHIGPYVAAEGIDVKEGTEGGVIRGNTFDGQGISGQNSADSWIDVKGFGYVIEGNTGTFVSPGTFANGYETHNPATTPSFPNGCGNVWRDNKSDLGGVGQYAIKITSTSKCSERPNVVYASNTVSRAVNGLTNVPVTP; encoded by the coding sequence ATGACGAGGAAACGACTGCTCGCCGCGATCGCGGCCACGGCGTCGGCGGCGGGACTGTTCGGCGCCGTCGTCACGGCGGAAGCCGCCGCCCCGAGCCTGACCGCGACGTTCGCCCAAAGCTCGGCCTGGGACAGCGGATACGGCGGGAAGTACACGCTGACCAACGCCGGGGACGCGAACAGTACACAGTGGACGATCGAGTTCGATCTGCCCGAGGGCACCGCGATCGCCACGTCGTGGAGCTCGGTGCTCACCAGGAGCGGGCAGCATTACAAGGTGACCAACGCCGCCTTCAACGGCACGATCAAACCCGGCGCCACGGCGTCCTTCGGATTCAACACCACAGGGCTGGGCCTGCCGACCGGATGCACGGTCAACGGCAGCCCATGCGGGGGAGGAGTGCCGACGATCACCACACCGCCGTCGCCGACCAGCGCAAGCACTTCGCCGACGACCACCACCAGCGTGCCGTCCGGTGATGTCGTCGACGTCGGCACCGCGGCGGAACTGCAGGCCGCGTTGGCCGCGGCGATCCCGGGCCGGACCATCCGGCTGGCCGCGGGAACGTATCGGGGTTCGTTCGTCGCGACGAAACCCGGCACGGCGGACGCGCCGATCACGGTGACCGGACCGTCGACGGCGATCCTGATCAACGACGGCCCGTCCGGTGAGGCACCGTCCTGCCCGGCCCCGACGGCGGGCTGGGATTCCGGGTACGGGTTCTGGCTGTACGGCGCGCCGTACTGGCACCTCCAGGGCTTCACCGTGCAGGAAGCCAAGAAGGGGATCGTGGCCGACAACTCGCATCACACGGTGATCGAAGGGGTGCGGGTGCACCGGATCGACGAGGAGGCCGTGCACTTCCGCCGTTCCTCGGCCGACAGCGTCATCCGTGACTCGACGATCAGCCACACCGGGCTCGTGCAGGCCGGGTACGGTGAGGGCGTCTACCTCGGCTCGGCGAACTCGAACTGGGCCTGCCACGGGAACTCCGGCGGGGTCGATCGCAGTGACCGGATCCAGGTGCTCAACAACCACATCGGACCGTACGTGGCGGCGGAGGGCATCGACGTCAAGGAGGGCACGGAAGGCGGCGTGATCCGCGGCAACACCTTCGACGGTCAAGGGATTTCCGGGCAGAACTCGGCCGATTCCTGGATCGACGTCAAGGGGTTCGGATACGTCATCGAGGGGAACACCGGCACCTTCGTCTCGCCGGGAACCTTCGCGAACGGCTACGAGACGCACAATCCCGCCACCACCCCGTCGTTCCCGAACGGCTGCGGGAACGTCTGGCGGGACAACAAGTCCGATCTCGGCGGCGTCGGCCAGTACGCCATCAAGATCACGTCGACGTCGAAATGCTCGGAACGGCCGAACGTGGTCTACGCGTCCAACACCGTGTCCAGGGCGGTGAACGGGCTGACCAACGTCCCCGTCACGCCTTGA
- a CDS encoding class I SAM-dependent methyltransferase, which produces MDVERYDRTRPAYPPELVEHLIAAAPGRETLDVGVGTGIEARQFHAAGCHVLGVEPDERMAEFARQSGIAVEVAKFEDWEPAGHRFDLLVSGQAWHWVDPVAGAAKAAEVLRPGGLFAAFWHVPEPPEEVADALADAYRRLVPDAPIDLKSVPKQPSDPYGPLIVKVADGLREAGGFGEPERSRYDWDRVYTRDEWLDQLPTFGSLTWVESTVRQEILAEVGAAIDRMGGRFTTRYATVAISAVRD; this is translated from the coding sequence GTGGACGTCGAACGCTACGACCGCACCCGCCCCGCCTATCCCCCGGAACTCGTCGAACACCTCATCGCCGCCGCTCCCGGCCGCGAGACCCTCGACGTCGGCGTCGGCACCGGCATCGAAGCGCGCCAGTTCCACGCGGCGGGCTGTCACGTGCTGGGCGTCGAGCCGGACGAGCGAATGGCCGAGTTCGCCCGGCAGAGCGGAATCGCCGTCGAAGTCGCGAAGTTCGAGGATTGGGAGCCCGCCGGACACCGGTTCGACCTGCTCGTCTCCGGACAGGCCTGGCATTGGGTCGACCCCGTGGCCGGCGCCGCCAAGGCCGCCGAGGTCCTACGACCCGGCGGACTCTTCGCCGCGTTCTGGCACGTACCCGAACCGCCGGAAGAGGTCGCGGACGCCTTGGCGGACGCTTACCGGCGGCTCGTGCCGGACGCCCCGATCGATCTCAAGAGCGTGCCGAAACAGCCCTCTGACCCGTACGGGCCACTCATCGTGAAGGTCGCCGACGGTCTGCGCGAAGCGGGCGGGTTCGGCGAGCCGGAACGAAGCCGTTACGACTGGGACCGGGTCTACACCCGTGACGAATGGCTGGACCAGCTTCCGACGTTCGGCTCGCTGACCTGGGTCGAATCCACAGTGCGACAAGAGATCCTCGCTGAAGTCGGGGCGGCGATCGACAGGATGGGCGGCCGGTTCACCACGCGCTACGCCACCGTCGCGATCTCCGCGGTCCGGGACTGA
- a CDS encoding TetR/AcrR family transcriptional regulator — protein MPTGVALRAVRAQLFDAAERVLLRDGPSGLTSRAVTTEADCAKGVLHRHFDDFDGFLAEFVLDRIEKLDEKGLREAAGTGTVVDNLTTALTAVFESVAVAIVPLVIFRDELRARLRREWPAGVPVLTQAAVMIGGYLKAERDLGRVAEGADVETLAATLIGATHLLYADRTAPAPEIAQVRKVVETVIGT, from the coding sequence ATGCCGACAGGAGTGGCTTTGCGTGCCGTCCGCGCGCAGTTGTTCGACGCCGCCGAACGGGTCCTGCTGCGGGACGGGCCGAGCGGGCTCACCAGCCGTGCGGTGACCACGGAGGCGGACTGCGCGAAAGGCGTGCTGCACCGGCATTTCGACGATTTCGACGGCTTTCTCGCCGAGTTCGTGCTGGACCGGATCGAGAAACTCGACGAGAAGGGACTGCGGGAGGCCGCTGGCACCGGGACGGTTGTGGACAACCTCACCACGGCGCTCACGGCGGTGTTCGAGTCGGTCGCGGTCGCGATCGTCCCGCTCGTGATCTTCCGCGACGAGCTTCGTGCCCGGTTACGCCGCGAATGGCCTGCCGGGGTTCCGGTGCTGACTCAGGCCGCCGTCATGATCGGCGGCTACCTCAAGGCGGAACGGGATCTGGGCCGGGTCGCCGAGGGTGCCGACGTCGAGACTTTGGCCGCAACGCTCATCGGTGCCACGCATCTGCTGTACGCGGACCGCACCGCGCCCGCACCGGAGATCGCTCAGGTGCGGAAGGTGGTGGAGACGGTGATCGGGACGTGA